From Candidatus Zixiibacteriota bacterium, one genomic window encodes:
- the selD gene encoding selenide, water dikinase SelD — translation MKLTAEVSCAGUASKLAPKVLAEALADLPSSNHPNLLVGFNNADDAGVFQLSDDLALVQTVDFFPPIVDDPYRFGQIAAANALSDIYAMGGRPITALNIVGFPSGNMPSSVLTEMLQGGSNKVEEAGAVVVGGHSIQDKEIKYGLAVTGVVDPRRIITNAGARPGDSLYLTKPLGTGLISTGIKRNAVDENLAVLAMRQMTQLNANASAVMVKCGATSATDITGYGLLGHTFEVASASNVTIRLISDQLPLMPEATRLAEAGMIPGGANANRDFLQGRIRIASSTDSNIEHIMFDPQTSGGLLISIPRDRVQKFEQECKDKEIFVQKIGEVETQIDISVIVE, via the coding sequence ATCAAACTAACCGCCGAAGTCAGCTGCGCTGGCTGAGCCTCTAAACTCGCGCCAAAGGTTTTGGCGGAAGCATTAGCTGATTTGCCGTCCAGCAATCACCCGAATCTACTCGTGGGATTCAATAACGCTGATGACGCTGGTGTCTTTCAACTCAGCGATGATTTAGCCCTGGTACAAACGGTCGATTTCTTCCCTCCGATTGTCGATGATCCTTACCGGTTTGGCCAGATAGCCGCCGCTAACGCTCTCTCGGATATCTATGCTATGGGTGGTCGTCCGATAACCGCTTTGAACATCGTCGGCTTCCCAAGTGGCAATATGCCTTCATCGGTTCTGACCGAGATGCTGCAAGGCGGTAGTAACAAGGTTGAAGAAGCGGGAGCGGTCGTAGTCGGCGGTCACTCCATCCAGGACAAGGAGATCAAGTACGGTCTGGCTGTGACTGGTGTGGTTGATCCTCGGCGGATCATCACCAACGCCGGTGCTCGACCCGGAGATAGCCTGTACCTGACCAAACCGCTCGGCACTGGGCTGATTAGCACGGGCATCAAACGCAATGCCGTCGATGAGAACCTCGCTGTACTGGCGATGCGGCAGATGACACAGCTAAACGCCAACGCTTCAGCGGTTATGGTCAAATGCGGCGCTACTTCCGCGACCGACATCACCGGCTACGGGCTGCTTGGCCATACCTTTGAAGTGGCTTCAGCTTCTAATGTCACCATCCGTCTAATCTCCGACCAGTTGCCGCTTATGCCGGAGGCAACCCGTCTGGCCGAGGCCGGCATGATACCCGGCGGGGCCAATGCTAATCGTGATTTCTTGCAAGGACGAATACGGATTGCTTCGTCCACTGACAGTAATATTGAGCACATAATGTTTGACCCGCAGACATCTGGTGGGCTGCTGATCTCAATTCCCAGGGATAGGGTTCAGAAGTTTGAGCAAGAGTGTAAAGACAAAGAAATCTTCGTCCAGAAGATTGGTGAGGTCGAGACGCAAATTGACATTAGTGTCATTGTGGAATAG